One genomic segment of Pseudomonas sp. RU47 includes these proteins:
- the urtC gene encoding urea ABC transporter permease subunit UrtC — MNQPLLVTATQKAGPKVTIAVGAVILALLIALPLLSLLPAENALSVSAYTLTLVGKILCYAIVALALDLVWGYAGLLSLGHGLFFALGGYAMGMYLMRQAAGDGLPAFMTFLSWSELPWYWTGTSSFVWAMCLVVLAPGLLALVFGFFAFRSRIKGVYFSIMTQALTFAGMLLFFRNETGFGGNNGFTNFRTILGFGITEPGTRAVLFLATVLLLVASLFIGWRLAQSKFGRVLTALRDAENRLMFCGYDPRGFKLFVWVLSAVLCGLAGALYVPQVGIINPSEMSPTNSIEAAVWVALGGRGTLIGPLLGAGVVNGMKSWFTVAFPEYWLFFLGALFIVVTLYLPKGVIGLLKKRGEQ, encoded by the coding sequence ATGAACCAGCCTCTGTTAGTCACGGCCACGCAAAAGGCCGGCCCGAAAGTCACGATCGCCGTCGGTGCGGTGATCCTCGCCCTGCTGATCGCCCTGCCGCTGCTGTCGTTGTTGCCGGCGGAAAATGCCCTGTCGGTCTCGGCGTACACGCTGACGCTGGTTGGCAAAATCCTCTGCTACGCCATCGTCGCCCTGGCGCTGGATCTGGTCTGGGGTTATGCCGGTTTGCTGTCGCTGGGTCACGGTCTGTTCTTCGCCCTCGGCGGTTATGCGATGGGCATGTACCTGATGCGTCAGGCTGCCGGTGATGGCTTGCCGGCGTTCATGACTTTCCTGTCGTGGAGCGAATTGCCGTGGTACTGGACCGGCACCAGCAGCTTCGTCTGGGCGATGTGTCTGGTGGTATTGGCGCCGGGCTTGCTGGCGCTGGTGTTCGGTTTCTTCGCCTTCCGCTCGCGGATCAAAGGCGTGTATTTCTCGATCATGACCCAGGCCCTGACCTTCGCCGGCATGCTCTTGTTTTTCCGCAACGAGACCGGGTTTGGCGGCAACAACGGGTTCACCAATTTCCGCACGATTCTCGGTTTCGGCATCACTGAACCGGGCACTCGCGCGGTGTTGTTTCTGGCCACGGTGTTGTTGCTGGTGGCGAGTCTGTTCATCGGCTGGCGCCTGGCGCAGAGCAAGTTCGGTCGCGTGCTGACAGCATTGCGCGATGCGGAAAACCGCTTGATGTTCTGCGGCTACGACCCGCGCGGTTTCAAGTTGTTCGTGTGGGTGTTGAGCGCGGTGTTGTGTGGTCTGGCCGGTGCGTTGTACGTGCCGCAAGTCGGGATCATCAACCCCAGCGAAATGTCGCCGACCAACTCGATTGAAGCGGCGGTGTGGGTAGCCCTCGGCGGTCGCGGCACCTTGATCGGGCCGTTGCTCGGCGCCGGTGTGGTCAACGGCATGAAGAGCTGGTTCACCGTGGCGTTCCCGGAATATTGGCTGTTCTTTCTCGGCGCGCTGTTCATCGTCGTGACGCTGTACCTGCCCAAAGGCGTGATCGGTCTGCTGAAGAAACGAGGTGAACAATGA
- a CDS encoding GNAT family N-acetyltransferase codes for MNAAQLRRVNAESFAHYRQGLIDLLLDAVGYGASVGFMADLDAAQAHAYFDDVQDNVNKGSVLLWVVVQDEQVLASVQLGLCQKANGLNRAEVQKLLVREHARRRGLGQQLMSALEREARHHKRGMLYLDTEAGSPAEDFYKSLGYSRAGEIPDYACDPNGTYRATALYYKILQGAQ; via the coding sequence ATGAATGCCGCCCAGCTGCGCCGCGTCAACGCGGAAAGTTTTGCCCACTACCGTCAGGGTCTGATCGATCTGCTGCTCGATGCCGTGGGTTACGGCGCCAGCGTCGGCTTCATGGCCGATCTCGATGCCGCGCAGGCACACGCTTACTTCGATGACGTTCAGGACAATGTGAACAAAGGCAGCGTGCTGCTCTGGGTGGTGGTCCAGGACGAGCAAGTGCTGGCCAGTGTGCAACTGGGGTTGTGCCAGAAAGCCAACGGCCTCAATCGCGCCGAAGTGCAGAAACTGCTGGTGCGTGAACACGCCCGTCGGCGCGGGCTCGGACAGCAATTGATGAGCGCGCTGGAGCGGGAAGCGCGCCATCACAAGCGCGGCATGCTCTACCTCGACACCGAGGCGGGTTCGCCGGCTGAAGATTTCTACAAGTCGTTGGGCTACAGCCGCGCCGGCGAAATTCCTGATTACGCCTGCGACCCGAACGGCACCTATCGCGCGACCGCCCTCTATTACAAGATTCTGCAAGGAGCCCAGTGA
- the urtA gene encoding urea ABC transporter substrate-binding protein, giving the protein MKRRSLIKAFTLTASVAAMGMTWTVQAAETIKVGILHSLSGTMAISETSLKDMALMTIDEINAKGGVNGKMLEPVVVDPASNWPLFAEKGRQLLTQDKVAVVFGCWTSVSRKSVLPVFEELNGLLFYPVQYEGEEMSPNVFYTGAAPNQQAIPAVEYLMSEEGGSAKRYFLLGTDYVYPRTTNKILRSFLHSKGVADKDIEEVYTPFGHSDYQTIVANIKKFSAGGKTAVISTVNGDSNVPFYKELANQGLKATDVPVVAFSVGEEELRGIDTKPLVGNLAAWNYFESVENPQNKKFVADWKAYAKKHNLPGADKAVTNDPMEATYVGIHMWAQAVEKAKSTDVDKVREALAGQTFAAPSGYTLTMDKTNHHLHKPVMIGEIQADGQFNVVWQTEGPIRAQPWSPFIQGNDKKPDYAVKSN; this is encoded by the coding sequence ATGAAGCGTCGCAGTTTGATCAAGGCTTTCACACTCACGGCATCCGTTGCCGCGATGGGCATGACCTGGACCGTCCAGGCCGCCGAGACCATCAAGGTCGGGATTCTGCATTCGTTGTCCGGCACCATGGCGATCTCCGAAACGTCGCTCAAAGACATGGCGCTGATGACCATCGACGAGATCAACGCCAAGGGCGGCGTCAACGGCAAGATGCTTGAGCCGGTGGTGGTTGATCCGGCGTCGAACTGGCCGCTGTTCGCCGAAAAGGGCCGCCAGTTGCTGACCCAGGACAAGGTCGCCGTGGTGTTCGGCTGCTGGACCTCGGTGTCGCGTAAATCGGTGCTGCCGGTGTTCGAAGAGCTCAACGGTTTGCTGTTCTACCCGGTGCAATACGAAGGCGAAGAGATGTCGCCGAACGTCTTCTACACCGGCGCTGCACCGAACCAGCAAGCGATCCCGGCGGTTGAATACCTGATGAGTGAAGAAGGTGGCAGTGCCAAGCGCTACTTCCTGCTCGGCACCGACTACGTCTACCCGCGCACCACCAACAAGATCCTGCGCTCGTTCCTGCACTCCAAAGGCGTGGCCGACAAGGACATCGAAGAGGTCTACACGCCGTTCGGTCACAGCGACTATCAAACCATCGTCGCCAACATCAAAAAATTCTCCGCTGGTGGCAAGACTGCGGTGATCTCGACGGTCAACGGCGACTCCAACGTGCCGTTCTATAAAGAGCTGGCCAACCAGGGTCTGAAGGCGACCGACGTACCGGTTGTGGCGTTCTCGGTCGGCGAAGAAGAACTGCGCGGCATCGACACCAAACCGCTGGTGGGCAACCTCGCGGCGTGGAACTACTTCGAGTCGGTAGAGAACCCGCAGAACAAGAAATTCGTCGCGGACTGGAAAGCCTACGCGAAGAAACACAACCTGCCGGGCGCCGACAAAGCCGTGACCAACGACCCGATGGAAGCCACTTACGTCGGCATCCACATGTGGGCGCAGGCGGTTGAGAAAGCCAAATCGACAGACGTCGACAAAGTCCGCGAGGCCCTCGCCGGCCAGACCTTTGCCGCGCCGTCGGGCTACACGCTGACCATGGACAAGACCAACCACCACCTGCACAAACCGGTGATGATCGGCGAGATTCAGGCTGATGGTCAGTTCAACGTGGTGTGGCAGACCGAAGGGCCGATTCGCGCGCAACCGTGGAGCCCGTTCATTCAGGGCAACGACAAGAAGCCCGATTATGCGGTGAAGAGCAACTGA
- the ureA gene encoding urease subunit gamma, translating into MDLTPREKDKLLIFTAGLVAERRLARGVKLNYPEAMAYISAALLEGARDGQTVAELMHFGTTLLSREQVMEGIAEMIPEIQVEATFPDGTKLVTVHQPIV; encoded by the coding sequence ATGGACCTGACCCCACGCGAAAAAGACAAACTGCTGATCTTCACCGCCGGCCTCGTCGCTGAACGGCGACTGGCACGCGGCGTGAAACTCAATTACCCGGAAGCCATGGCTTACATCTCTGCCGCGCTGCTCGAAGGTGCGCGTGACGGTCAGACCGTCGCTGAGCTGATGCACTTCGGCACCACCCTGCTCAGCCGCGAGCAAGTGATGGAAGGCATCGCGGAAATGATCCCGGAAATCCAGGTCGAAGCGACGTTCCCCGACGGCACCAAACTGGTCACCGTTCACCAACCGATCGTCTGA
- the urtB gene encoding urea ABC transporter permease subunit UrtB — MPTAIHRFLIAIALLLPMLAHAGDAEDFVAANPVQQAKLLETWAAQPDPARIELINALQQGELTIDGQVKTLRLNNRLRGLIDTALASHQLLAADAKIRLSAAQQLQKSAKPAQLKFLDQQLAGEKDENVHAALSLALANLQLVDTDPAVRLAAVRLLGETGDPLARTRLEGLLEPGVEADANVRTAAETSLAQVKRKLLIGEILGQAFSGMSLGSILLLAALGLAITFGLLGVINMAHGEMLMLGAYSTYVVQLMFQRYAPQAIEFYPLIALPVAFFVTAAIGMALERTVIRHLYGRPLETLLATWGISLMLIQLVRLLFGAQNVEVANPAWLSGGIQVLPNLVLPYNRIVIIAFALFVVVLTWLLLNKTRLGLNVRAVTQNRNMAACCGVPTGRVDMLAFGLGSGIAGLGGVALSQIGNVGPDLGQSYIIDSFLVVVLGGVGQLAGSVLAAFGLGIANKILEPQIGAVLGKILILALIILFIQKRPQGLFALKGRVID, encoded by the coding sequence ATGCCCACTGCCATACACCGCTTTCTCATAGCCATCGCACTATTGCTGCCGATGCTGGCCCACGCCGGCGACGCCGAAGACTTCGTCGCGGCCAATCCTGTGCAGCAAGCCAAACTGCTGGAAACCTGGGCCGCGCAGCCCGATCCGGCCCGTATCGAATTGATCAACGCCCTGCAGCAAGGCGAACTGACCATCGACGGCCAAGTGAAAACCCTGCGCCTGAACAATCGCCTGCGGGGTCTGATCGACACCGCTCTGGCCAGCCACCAATTGCTCGCCGCCGACGCCAAAATCCGTCTGAGCGCCGCGCAGCAATTGCAGAAAAGCGCGAAACCCGCGCAGCTGAAATTCCTCGACCAGCAACTCGCTGGTGAAAAAGATGAAAACGTCCATGCCGCCCTGAGCCTGGCGCTGGCCAATCTGCAATTGGTCGATACCGATCCGGCCGTGCGCCTCGCCGCAGTACGCCTGCTCGGCGAAACCGGCGATCCACTGGCGCGCACGCGTCTCGAAGGTTTGCTCGAACCCGGCGTTGAAGCCGACGCCAACGTACGCACCGCTGCCGAAACCAGCCTAGCTCAAGTCAAACGCAAACTGCTGATCGGCGAGATCCTCGGTCAAGCCTTCAGCGGCATGTCCCTCGGTTCGATTCTGCTGTTGGCGGCACTCGGTCTGGCGATCACGTTCGGCCTGCTCGGCGTGATCAACATGGCCCACGGCGAGATGCTGATGCTCGGTGCCTACTCGACGTACGTGGTGCAGTTGATGTTCCAGCGCTACGCACCACAGGCGATTGAGTTCTACCCGTTGATCGCGCTGCCGGTGGCGTTCTTCGTCACAGCGGCGATCGGCATGGCGCTGGAGCGCACGGTGATTCGCCACCTCTACGGCCGCCCCCTGGAAACCTTGCTCGCCACCTGGGGCATCAGCCTGATGCTGATTCAACTGGTGCGCTTGCTGTTCGGCGCGCAAAACGTTGAAGTGGCCAACCCGGCATGGCTGTCCGGCGGCATTCAAGTGCTGCCGAATCTGGTTCTGCCATACAACCGCATCGTGATCATCGCCTTCGCCTTGTTCGTCGTCGTGCTGACGTGGCTGCTGCTGAACAAAACCCGCCTCGGCCTCAACGTTCGCGCCGTCACCCAGAACCGCAACATGGCGGCCTGCTGCGGTGTGCCGACCGGGCGCGTGGACATGCTCGCGTTCGGCCTCGGCTCGGGCATCGCCGGCCTCGGCGGTGTGGCGCTGAGCCAGATCGGCAACGTCGGCCCGGACCTCGGCCAGAGCTACATCATCGACTCGTTCCTGGTGGTGGTACTCGGCGGCGTCGGTCAATTGGCCGGTAGCGTGCTCGCCGCGTTCGGCCTGGGCATCGCCAACAAAATTCTCGAACCGCAGATCGGTGCGGTGCTCGGCAAGATCCTGATCCTCGCGCTGATCATTCTGTTTATCCAGAAACGTCCGCAAGGCCTCTTCGCACTGAAAGGACGGGTGATCGACTGA
- the urtD gene encoding urea ABC transporter ATP-binding protein UrtD, translating to MRVTASAEFMLEPAFFPVEPNKDAGTSRDSIGLGQRVGPGLDTRHGTILTLEDISVSFDGFRALNNLNLYIGVGELRCIIGPNGAGKTTLMDVITGKTRPSHGKAWFGETLDLTQMSEVQIAQAGIGRKFQKPTVFEALSVFENLELAQKTDKSVWASLRARLSGEQKDRISEVLETIRLTTSVNRQAGLLSHGQKQFLEIGMLLMQDPQLLLLDEPVAGMTDAETEFTAELFKSLAGKHSLMVVEHDMGFVGSIADHVTVLHQGSVLAEGSLEQVQENERVIEVYLGR from the coding sequence ATGAGAGTCACGGCGAGCGCGGAATTCATGTTGGAACCGGCCTTCTTTCCCGTCGAACCGAACAAGGACGCCGGCACCAGCCGCGATTCGATCGGCCTCGGCCAGCGCGTCGGTCCGGGCCTCGACACCCGTCACGGCACGATCCTCACACTGGAAGACATCAGCGTCAGCTTCGATGGCTTTCGCGCACTGAACAATCTCAATCTGTACATCGGCGTCGGCGAATTGCGCTGCATCATCGGCCCCAACGGTGCGGGCAAAACCACGCTGATGGACGTGATCACCGGCAAGACCCGCCCGAGTCACGGCAAGGCGTGGTTCGGCGAAACGCTGGATCTGACGCAAATGAGCGAAGTGCAGATCGCCCAGGCTGGCATCGGCCGCAAGTTTCAGAAGCCGACAGTGTTCGAGGCGCTGAGCGTGTTTGAAAACCTGGAGCTGGCACAGAAAACCGACAAGTCGGTGTGGGCCAGTTTGCGTGCGCGTTTGAGTGGCGAGCAAAAGGACCGGATCAGCGAAGTGCTGGAGACGATTCGCCTGACCACCTCGGTCAATCGTCAAGCCGGGTTGCTCTCTCATGGACAGAAGCAGTTTCTCGAGATCGGCATGCTGTTGATGCAGGACCCGCAATTGTTGCTGCTCGATGAGCCGGTGGCGGGGATGACTGATGCGGAAACCGAGTTCACTGCTGAACTGTTCAAGAGCCTGGCGGGCAAGCATTCGTTGATGGTGGTGGAGCATGACATGGGGTTTGTCGGCTCGATTGCCGACCATGTGACCGTGCTGCACCAAGGCAGCGTTTTGGCGGAAGGCTCGCTTGAACAAGTGCAAGAAAACGAGCGCGTGATCGAGGTCTACCTCGGCCGCTAA
- a CDS encoding urease subunit beta translates to MIPGEYQIQPGDIELNVGRRTLSLKVANSGDRPIQVGSHYHFFETNDALTFDRAASRGMRLNIPAGTAVRFEPGQSREVELVDYAGHRRVFGFAGRIMGDL, encoded by the coding sequence ATGATTCCTGGCGAGTACCAGATCCAGCCCGGCGATATCGAACTCAACGTCGGCCGCCGCACCCTAAGCCTGAAAGTCGCCAACAGCGGCGACCGGCCGATTCAGGTCGGCTCGCACTATCACTTTTTTGAAACCAACGACGCGCTGACCTTCGATCGCGCGGCCAGCCGGGGCATGCGTCTGAATATTCCGGCGGGCACGGCGGTGCGTTTTGAGCCGGGGCAGAGTCGTGAGGTGGAGCTGGTCGATTACGCCGGGCATCGGCGGGTGTTCGGGTTTGCAGGACGAATCATGGGCGACCTGTAA
- the urtE gene encoding urea ABC transporter ATP-binding subunit UrtE: MLQVDKLHQYYGGSHILRGLSFDVKVGEVTCLLGRNGVGKTTLLKCLMGLLPAKEGVVNWEGKPITTFKPHQRVHAGIAYVPQGREIFGRLTVEENLLMGLSRFPGSEAKEVPGFIYELFPVLLQMKQRRGGDLSGGQQQQLAIGRALASRPRLLILDEPTEGIQPSVIKEIGAVIKQLAERGDMAILLVEQFYDFAAELADQYLVMSRGEIVQQGRGENMEAEGVRGLVTI; the protein is encoded by the coding sequence ATGCTGCAAGTCGACAAGCTGCACCAGTACTACGGCGGTAGCCACATCCTGCGTGGCCTCTCGTTCGACGTGAAAGTCGGCGAAGTCACCTGCCTGCTTGGCCGCAACGGCGTCGGTAAAACCACTCTGCTCAAGTGCCTGATGGGTCTGCTGCCGGCCAAAGAAGGCGTGGTGAATTGGGAAGGCAAACCGATCACCACCTTCAAGCCACACCAGCGCGTTCACGCCGGGATCGCCTACGTGCCACAGGGCCGGGAGATCTTCGGACGCCTGACCGTGGAAGAAAATCTGCTGATGGGACTGTCACGCTTTCCCGGCAGTGAAGCCAAAGAAGTCCCAGGTTTCATTTATGAATTGTTCCCGGTGCTGCTACAAATGAAGCAGCGTCGCGGCGGTGACCTCTCCGGCGGTCAGCAGCAACAGCTTGCGATTGGCCGCGCCTTGGCCAGTCGTCCACGTTTGCTGATCCTCGACGAACCCACCGAGGGCATCCAACCCTCGGTGATCAAGGAGATCGGCGCAGTGATCAAGCAACTCGCGGAGCGCGGTGATATGGCGATTTTGCTGGTCGAGCAGTTCTACGATTTCGCCGCAGAACTGGCCGATCAATACCTGGTGATGTCCCGAGGCGAGATCGTTCAGCAGGGTCGCGGTGAAAATATGGAGGCCGAGGGTGTACGCGGGCTGGTAACGATCTAG
- a CDS encoding GNAT family N-acetyltransferase has translation MTYSIRDAVHADLPAIRDIYNDAVLNTTAIWNEQAVDLGNRQAWFSARQAQAYPILVIADADNSVLGYASFGDWRPFDGFRHTVEHSVYVRSDQRGNGLGPQLMTALIERARTCGKHVMVAAIESGNAASIRLHERAGFSITGQMPQVGTKFGRWLDLTFMQLTLNPGAEPPDTNKE, from the coding sequence ATGACTTACTCCATTCGCGATGCTGTTCACGCCGACCTGCCGGCGATCCGTGACATCTACAACGACGCCGTACTCAACACCACGGCGATCTGGAACGAACAGGCCGTCGACCTCGGCAATCGTCAAGCGTGGTTCAGCGCGCGTCAGGCCCAGGCTTATCCGATTCTGGTGATCGCCGACGCCGACAACAGCGTGCTCGGCTACGCTTCGTTCGGTGACTGGCGGCCGTTCGACGGCTTCCGTCACACCGTCGAGCACTCGGTCTACGTGCGCAGCGATCAGCGCGGCAACGGCCTCGGCCCGCAACTGATGACCGCGCTGATCGAGCGGGCCAGGACCTGCGGCAAACACGTGATGGTCGCCGCCATTGAAAGCGGCAACGCCGCCTCGATTCGCCTGCACGAACGCGCCGGTTTCAGCATCACCGGGCAGATGCCGCAGGTCGGCACCAAGTTCGGCCGCTGGCTCGACCTGACCTTCATGCAACTGACCCTCAACCCTGGCGCGGAGCCGCCTGACACCAACAAGGAGTGA
- a CDS encoding urease accessory protein UreD, with protein MNSTVAPALFTPSWHAELELAYARFGDCTRPVLRRHLGPLRVQKHLYAEGPEVCQHIIVHPPGGIAGGDRLDISARVEQDAWAQITSPGAAKWYRAGGPAYQQLDLKVAAGATLEWLPQETIVYSAAQAELSTSIDLQGDARLFYWDVVALGRPASGERFDRGHFQAHLDIRRDGRLLWHERQRIVGGDGLLDSPIGLDGNPVFATLLVTGEIDAELLERCRSLGHEVRGDLTQLPGLLVARCLASEALLARAWLIDLWRLLRPVLLGREAVSPRIWST; from the coding sequence ATGAATTCGACTGTTGCACCTGCCCTGTTTACCCCGAGCTGGCACGCCGAGCTGGAACTCGCCTACGCCCGTTTCGGCGACTGCACGCGCCCGGTCCTGCGCCGGCACCTCGGCCCGCTAAGGGTGCAAAAGCACCTCTACGCCGAAGGCCCCGAGGTCTGCCAGCACATCATCGTCCACCCGCCCGGCGGGATTGCCGGCGGTGATCGACTGGACATCAGCGCCCGCGTCGAGCAAGACGCCTGGGCGCAGATCACCAGCCCCGGCGCGGCCAAGTGGTATCGCGCCGGTGGGCCGGCTTATCAGCAGCTCGACTTGAAAGTGGCGGCCGGGGCGACGCTGGAATGGCTGCCGCAGGAGACCATCGTCTACAGCGCCGCACAGGCGGAGCTCAGCACTTCGATTGATCTTCAAGGTGACGCGCGACTGTTCTACTGGGACGTGGTTGCGCTGGGTCGTCCGGCCAGTGGCGAGCGTTTCGACCGTGGGCATTTTCAGGCGCACCTGGATATTCGCCGCGATGGCCGATTGCTCTGGCATGAGCGCCAGCGCATTGTCGGTGGCGACGGTTTGCTTGATTCGCCGATCGGACTGGATGGCAATCCGGTGTTTGCGACGTTGTTGGTGACCGGTGAGATTGATGCCGAGTTGCTTGAGCGTTGTCGCTCGCTGGGCCATGAAGTGCGTGGGGATTTGACCCAGTTGCCTGGGCTGCTGGTGGCTCGTTGTCTGGCCAGCGAAGCGTTGCTCGCCCGTGCGTGGCTCATCGATTTATGGCGCTTGCTGCGCCCGGTGCTGCTGGGCCGCGAAGCGGTATCGCCGCGAATATGGAGTACCTGA
- the ureC gene encoding urease subunit alpha, which translates to MKISRQAYADMFGPTVGDKVRLADTELWIEVEKDFTTYGEEVKFGGGKVIRDGQGQSQLLAAEVVDTLITNALIIDHWGIVKADVGLKDGRIAAIGKAGNPDVQPNVTIAIGAGTEVIAGEGMILTAGGIDTHIHFICPQQIEEALMSGVTTMIGGGTGPATGTNATTCTSGPWHLARMLQAADAFPMNIGLTGKGNASLPEPLIEQVKAGAIGLKLHEDWGTTPASIDNCLSVADQFDVQVAIHTDTLNESGFVETTLGAFKGRTIHTYHTEGAGGGHAPDIIKACGFPNVLPSSTNPTRPFTRNTIDEHLDMLMVCHHLDPSIAEDVAFAESRIRRETIAAEDILHDLGAFSMISSDSQAMGRVGEVITRTWQTADKMKKQRGPLPQDGEGNDNFRAKRYIAKYTINPAITHGISHEVGSIEVGKWADLVLWRPAFFGVKPTLILKGGAIAASLMGDANASIPTPQPVHYRPMFASYGGSLHATSLTFISQAAQEAGLPEALGLKKKIGVVKGCRDVQKTDLIHNDYLPDIDVDPQTYQVKADGVLLWCEPAETLPMAQRYFLF; encoded by the coding sequence ATGAAAATCTCCCGTCAAGCCTACGCCGACATGTTCGGCCCCACCGTCGGCGACAAGGTGCGCCTGGCCGACACCGAGCTGTGGATCGAGGTCGAAAAAGACTTCACCACCTACGGCGAAGAAGTGAAGTTCGGTGGCGGCAAAGTCATCCGCGATGGTCAGGGCCAAAGTCAGTTACTGGCTGCCGAAGTGGTCGACACCCTGATCACCAACGCGCTGATCATTGACCACTGGGGCATCGTCAAAGCCGACGTCGGCCTCAAGGACGGGCGCATCGCCGCGATCGGCAAGGCCGGCAACCCGGATGTGCAGCCGAACGTGACCATCGCCATCGGTGCCGGCACCGAAGTGATCGCCGGTGAAGGCATGATCCTCACCGCTGGCGGCATCGACACGCACATCCATTTCATTTGCCCGCAGCAAATCGAAGAAGCGCTGATGAGCGGCGTCACCACCATGATCGGCGGCGGCACCGGTCCGGCCACCGGGACCAACGCCACCACCTGCACCTCCGGACCGTGGCATCTGGCGCGCATGCTTCAAGCTGCCGACGCCTTCCCGATGAACATCGGCCTCACCGGCAAGGGCAACGCCAGCCTGCCGGAGCCGTTGATCGAACAGGTCAAGGCCGGCGCGATCGGCCTGAAACTGCACGAAGACTGGGGCACTACGCCGGCGAGCATCGACAACTGCCTGAGCGTCGCCGATCAGTTCGACGTGCAAGTGGCGATCCACACCGACACCCTCAATGAATCCGGTTTCGTCGAAACCACCCTCGGCGCGTTCAAGGGCCGCACTATCCACACCTATCACACCGAAGGTGCCGGTGGCGGCCATGCGCCGGACATCATCAAGGCCTGCGGTTTCCCCAACGTGCTGCCGAGTTCGACCAACCCGACCCGCCCGTTTACCCGTAACACCATCGATGAACACCTCGACATGCTGATGGTCTGCCACCACCTCGACCCGAGCATTGCCGAAGACGTCGCGTTTGCCGAAAGCCGCATCCGCCGCGAAACGATTGCCGCCGAAGACATCCTCCATGACCTCGGCGCGTTCTCGATGATCAGCTCCGACAGCCAGGCCATGGGCCGCGTCGGCGAAGTCATCACGCGCACCTGGCAGACCGCCGACAAGATGAAAAAACAGCGTGGCCCGCTGCCGCAGGATGGCGAAGGCAATGACAACTTCCGCGCCAAACGCTACATCGCCAAGTACACGATCAACCCGGCGATCACCCATGGCATCAGCCATGAAGTCGGTTCGATCGAGGTCGGCAAGTGGGCGGATCTGGTGCTCTGGCGCCCGGCATTCTTTGGCGTGAAGCCGACACTGATCCTCAAGGGCGGCGCGATTGCCGCCAGCCTGATGGGCGACGCCAACGCCTCGATCCCGACGCCACAACCGGTGCACTACCGCCCGATGTTCGCCAGCTACGGTGGCTCTCTGCATGCCACCAGCCTGACCTTTATCAGTCAGGCGGCACAGGAAGCCGGGCTGCCTGAGGCATTGGGGTTGAAGAAGAAAATCGGCGTGGTCAAAGGCTGTCGTGATGTGCAGAAAACCGATCTGATTCACAACGACTACTTGCCGGACATCGATGTCGATCCGCAGACGTATCAGGTCAAGGCTGATGGCGTGCTGTTGTGGTGTGAGCCAGCGGAAACACTGCCGATGGCGCAGCGCTATTTCCTGTTCTGA